In Spinacia oleracea cultivar Varoflay chromosome 5, BTI_SOV_V1, whole genome shotgun sequence, a single window of DNA contains:
- the LOC110789454 gene encoding uncharacterized protein → MTQTGGASFSLASESPSFTSYSSENIADIAARVLKELNLSHDDPFDDDFYSSDAFNAAVDDTPQPPLVNDTARPQNDNQTNDSDDDDKDIEEHSDDESEFEFAILTGEDNSSPISADEMFDNGQIKPMFPVFNTDLIYGYTSDLPQTTVRLPLRKLLEERESGSGNGAASCSSSEADDLEGVPPGTYCVWTPKKKEEELMMKKKSKSTGSSRRWRFRDLLHRSNSDGKDTFVFLAPSIHHKTMGIGGSGGVGGSSGGGDGKRREKVVTVGGKKKGGAVASKNKTYLPYRQDLVGFFANVNGISRTVRPF, encoded by the coding sequence atgaCTCAAACTGGCGGCGCGTCATTCTCACTCGCCTCTGAATCACCTAGTTTCACTTCCTACTCCTCCGAAAACATCGCTGATATTGCCGCTCGAGTCCTCAAGGAGCTCAACTTATCCCACGACGATCCTTTTGATGACGATTTCTACTCTTCCGACGCCTTTAACGCCGCCGTTGATGACACTCCTCAGCCGCCTCTCGTAAACGACACCGCCAGACCTCAAAACGACAATCAAACCAACGACAGCGACGATGACGATAAAGATATTGAAGAACATTCTGATGACGAGAGTGAATTTGAGTTCGCGATTTTAACCGGAGAGGATAATTCATCCCCGATTTCAGCAGATGAGATGTTCGACAACGGTCAAATTAAGCCGATGTTTCCCGTATTCAACACAGACTTAATCTACGGATACACCAGTGATCTTCCTCAAACAACCGTTCGATTACCTCTGCGAAAGttgttggaggagagagaaagtggaagCGGAAATGGTGCCGCTTCGTGTTCTTCATCCGAAGCGGATGATCTGGAAGGGGTCCCACCGGGAACGTACTGCGTGTGGACGCCAAAGAAGAAGGAGGAGGAGttgatgatgaagaagaaaagTAAATCCACGGGGTCTTCTAGACGGTGGAGATTTAGGGATTTGTTACACAGGAGTAACAGTGATGGTAAGGATACTTTCGTCTTTTTGGCACCCTCTATTCACCACAAAACCATGGGAATTGGTGGTAGTGGCGGTGTCGGTGGTAGTAGTGGTGGCGGGGAtgggaagaggagagagaaagtggtgaCGGTGGGAGGGAAGAAAAAAGGTGGTGCGGTTGCTAGTAAAAATAAAACGTATTTACCGTATCGTCAAGATCTTGTTGGGTTTTTCGCTAATGTGAATGGGATTAGTCGGACGGTTCGACCTTTCTAA